A section of the Malania oleifera isolate guangnan ecotype guangnan chromosome 2, ASM2987363v1, whole genome shotgun sequence genome encodes:
- the LOC131147831 gene encoding uncharacterized protein LOC131147831 — protein sequence MVKRVLGGGSINWDFSLCSWESNLISKEDLFSLLPFGPSSFSLRFRAGFSPVRGSEVTTTLLGKFSANLLERIVGVAEGVKLETLRVRDKFSYGLFKNQPLIGERVKPY from the exons ATGGTTAAAAGAGTTTTGGGGGGTGGCAGCATCAACTGGGATTTTAGTTTGTGCTCGTGGGAGTCAAATTTGATTTCAAAAGAAG atcttttctctctcctaccctttggtccctcctccttctctcttcgatttcgggctggattttcgccggttcgaggatctgaggtcaccacgacgctcttaggaaagttctctgcaaatctgctggagcggatcgtcggtgtgGCTGAG GGTGTTAAGttggaaaccctgcgggtgcgggacaaattttcttatgGGCTTTTTAAGAATCAG cccttgataggagagcgagtAAAACCCTACTGA